The Akkermansia muciniphila genome contains a region encoding:
- a CDS encoding VOC family protein, with the protein MNRMNIICLGVRDMKKALQFYRDGLGFKTDETGDHPDVVFFSTPGTKLELYPLDLLAKDINGENPPPIGSGFGGITLAYNAKTKEEVIEVIELARNAGARIVKEPQDVFWGGFHGYFADPDGYYWEVAWGPNDEFDDRDMLVL; encoded by the coding sequence ATGAACAGAATGAACATCATCTGCCTTGGAGTCAGGGACATGAAGAAGGCCCTGCAATTTTACCGTGACGGGCTCGGTTTTAAAACGGACGAGACGGGCGACCACCCGGACGTTGTCTTTTTCAGCACTCCCGGCACGAAGCTGGAATTGTATCCGCTGGATTTGCTGGCAAAAGACATCAACGGGGAGAATCCTCCCCCCATCGGTTCCGGATTCGGAGGAATCACGCTTGCCTATAACGCAAAAACGAAAGAGGAAGTGATTGAAGTCATTGAACTGGCCCGGAATGCGGGGGCCAGGATCGTGAAGGAACCCCAGGATGTTTTCTGGGGCGGCTTCCACGGCTATTTTGCGGACCCGGACGGCTATTACTGGGAGGTCGCCTGGGGGCCGAACGATGAATTTGACGACCGGGACATGCTCGTCCTGTAA